The Coffea arabica cultivar ET-39 chromosome 3c, Coffea Arabica ET-39 HiFi, whole genome shotgun sequence genome contains a region encoding:
- the LOC113734930 gene encoding calreticulin-3-like: MENFLLLLLRLLIFLLIFCFTSSEIIFEERFEDGWRDRWVLSDWKRSEGKAGTFKHTAGKWAADPDDKGLQTYNDARHYAISAKIPEFSNKNRTLVVQYSIKIEQDIECGGGYIKLLSGYVNQKKFGGDTPYSFMFGPDICGTQTKKLQVIVSYQGQNYPIKKEIECETDKLTHFYTFILRPDATYSILIDNRERESGSLYSDWDILPPPKIKDVHAKKPADWDDREYINDPNNVKPEGYDSIPKEIPDPKAKKPADWDDEEDGIWRAKKIPNPAYKGPWKPKRIKNPNYKGKWKIPWIDNPEFEDDPDLYVWKPIKYVGIEVWQVKAGSVYDNILICDDPQYAKEVVEEIWEKNRVAEKEAFEEAEKIRIAREEEDAKRADKDGGKKKSRGRRHHRRHDPDEYLDYDYHDEL, translated from the exons atggaaaattttcttcttcttcttctcagaCTTCTTATATTCCTCCTAATCTTCTGCTTCACTTCTTCAGAAATAATCTTCGAGGAGCGCTTTGAAG ATGGGTGGAGAGATAGGTGGGTTTTATCAGATTGGAAGAGGAGTGAAGGAAAAGCAGGAACTTTTAAGCACACAGCTGGTAAATGGGCTGCTGATCCTGATGATAAAG GCCTGCAAACATATAATGACGCCAGGCATTATGCTATATCTGCGAAGATACCTGAGTTTAGCAACAAGAACAGAACTCTAGTGGTTCAATATTCCATAAAGATTGAACAAGACATCGAATGTGGTGGAGGATACATTAAGCTTCTCTCTGGCTATGTGAACCAAAAGAAGTTTGGTGGCGATACTCCTTACAG TTTTATGTTTGGACCAGATATATGTGGCACGCAGACAAAAAAACTCCAAGTTATAGTATCATATCAGGGCCAGAATTACCCAATTAAAAAAGAGATAGAGTGCGAAACCGACAAATTAACTCACTTCTACACTTTCATTTTAAGACCTGATGCAACATATAGTATCTTGATCGATAATCGAGAAAGAGAATCTGGAAGCCTGTATTCAGACTGGGATATCCTCCCtccaccaaaaataaaagatgtGCATGCAAAAAAG CCAGCAGACTGGGATGATAGAGAATACATTAATGACCCCAACAATGTTAAACCAGAG GGATATGACTCGATTCCAAAAGAGATACCAGATCCGAAGGCTAAAAAG CCTGCTGACTGGGATGACGAAGAGGATGGGATATGGAGAGCCAAGAAGATACCAAATCCAGCATACAAAGGTCCATGGAAACCCAAG AGAATCAAGAATCCCAATTACAAGGGGAAGTGGAAGATTCCATGGATTGACAATCCAG AGTTTGAAGACGATCCTGACCTTTATGTTTGGAAACCAATTAAATATGTAGGCATCGAAGTTTGGCAG GTCAAAGCGGGCTCAGTGTATGACAATATTTTAATCTGTGATGATCCTCAATATGCAAAAGAAGTTGTGGAAGAAATATGGGAAAAAAATCGAGTG GCTGAGAAGGAGGCATTTGAGGAGGCAGAGAAAATCCGAATAGCGCGAGAAGAGGAG GACGCTAAAAGAGCAGACAAAGATGGTGGAAAGAAGAAAAGCAGAGGCAGGAGGCACCATAGAAGG